One Setaria viridis chromosome 5, Setaria_viridis_v4.0, whole genome shotgun sequence genomic region harbors:
- the LOC117858916 gene encoding uncharacterized protein, which translates to MLHSGLSKSHPFPLLAAASSPRRILLAGLLRAGYLSKHPASSPVPRPASTARASSRAATSPGDPSRFGLGGRVSFSTAPDGSASAGGGRALPWLAAEAGNSGAPAARTSAGRSSSWESSAEKFFSRDDQYTQSEVSGDRRSNKVAIREDGDENEPIDNPKWGRIKDRYRQAVGRDGGSRGERFRRERFDKPHVRQWNNQENWGRKTGKEAGESTVPKMVGQGVYGVGPVLAALMAGRREFYALYMQEGMDLSGSNKKKKDKKAVEKVLRMAEKIGLKVIETSKHDLNMVVDNRPHQGLVLDASPLEMVNMKELDPVRLEGGKAPVWIALDEVMDPQNLGAIIRSAYYFGAEGVVLCAKNSAPLSGVVSKASAGSLELIELLSCRNMMHFLSSSAENGWRVLGGTIANKAVPLSEVQTGVPTILVLGSEGTGLRPLVERSCTHLVRIPGNAGAFVEGADADTDEGEEGDSSSSNQDLRSFLAVESLNVSVAAGVLLYHLAGKHACPVSDTSSVAQM; encoded by the coding sequence ATGCTACACTCCGGCCTCTCCAAGTCCCACCCCTTCCCGCTCctcgcggcggcgtcctcgcctcgccgcattctcctcgccggcctcctccgcgccggctACCTCTCCAAGCATCCGGCCTCATCACCCGTGCCTCGTCCGGCCTCCACCGCCCGTGCGAGCTCCAGGGCCGCAACCTCCCCGGGCGACCCCTCCCGCTTCGGGCTGGGAGGCAGGGTTTCGTTCTCCACCGCCCCAGATGGGTCCGCATCGgctggcggcgggagggcgctTCCCTGGCTTGCTGCCGAAGCTGGCAACAGCGGCGCCCCCGCTGCGAGGACTAGCGCCGGCCGCTCCTCCTCGTGGGAGAGCTCCGCGGAGAAGTTCTTCTCAAGAGACGACCAATACACGCAAAGCGAAGTGTCGGGCGACAGGAGGTCGAACAAGGTGGCGATTAGGGAGGATGGTGACGAGAATGAGCCAATTGACAATCCCAAATGGGGAAGGATTAAGGACAGGTACCGGCAAGCTGTGGGGAGGGATGGAGGGTCCCGTGGGGAGAGGTTTAGGAGGGAGAGGTTTGACAAGCCACATGTGAGGCAGTGGAACAACCAGGAGAACTGGGGGAGGAAGACGGGGAAGGAGGCAGGGGAATCGACGGTGCCTAAGATGGTGGGGCAAGGGGTTTATGGTGTTGGGCCAGTGCTTGCAGCGCTCATGGCTGGGAGGAGGGAGTTTTATGCATTGTATATGCAGGAAGGTATGGATTTGAGCGGGAgtaacaagaagaagaaggataaAAAGGCAGTCGAGAAAGTGCTGCGGATGGCAGAGAAGATTGGTCTGAAGGTCATCGAGACGTCGAAGCATGACCTTAACATGGTGGTGGATAACCGGCCACACCAAGGCCTGGTGCTTGATGCATCACCCCTGGAAATGGTGAATATGAAGGAGTTGGATCCAGTCAGGTTGGAAGGTGGAAAAGCACCTGTCTGGATAGCCTTGGATGAGGTTATGGATCCTCAGAATTTAGGAGCCATAATTAGGTCTGCCTACTACTTTGGTGCTGAGGGGGTCGTGCTGTGTGCTAAGAATTCGGCTCCATTGAGTGGAGTTGTGAGCAAAGCTAGTGCAGGCTCGCTTGAGTTGATCGAGCTGCTTTCCTGCAGAAACATGATGCATTTCTTGTCTTCATCAGCTGAAAATGGGTGGCGAGTTCTTGGTGGTACCATTGCTAACAAAGCTGTACCTCTTTCTGAAGTTCAAACAGGGGTGCCAACTATTCTTGTATTGGGCAGTGAAGGTACTGGTTTGAGACCCCTGGTTGAGCGATCCTGCACACATCTGGTCAGAATTCCTGGAAATGCTGGTGCATTTGTTGAAGGAGCAGATGCAGACACAGATGAAGGGGAAGAAGGCGATAGCTCTTCTAGTAATCAAGATTTGAGATCGTTCCTTGCGGTGGAGAGTCTGAATGTTAGTGTCGCAGCAGGAGTTTTGCTTTATCATCTGGCTGGAAAACATGCCTGCCCCGTAAGTGATACATCTAGCGTCGCTCAAATGTAA
- the LOC117858118 gene encoding auxin-responsive protein IAA6 isoform X2 encodes MGDSEGRETLPRLLDLIPDGKEWKVREAQGEGRSRNTGFVSEEDRKLELKLSLPGLVEEETATVSRHEGIQRERPALSLCCFHEPSKPTTNTTTTGTKRVFLDTIEVKTEGCDEQKQQARAGCGNELALEQKIVVVSERKKGCCPPPSHAPPAASVRNRPKAQGRGASAPVVGWPPIGSFRKNLANGSSSKQSTGSQKGEASMEEKLTCIKNHLVKINMDGIPIGRKVNLAAYDSYERLSLAVKELFQGFLAAQKNLSSAENAQLGADEKIFSQLLNGSGEYTLVYEDNEGDKMLVGDVPWNVFVSTAKRLRVLRSSELSHGLIGVAPRRVPNC; translated from the exons ATGGGAGACTCCGAAGGAAGAGAGACACTTCCACGGCTGCTAGATCTTATCCCTGATGGGAAAGAATGGAAGGTGAGGGAAGCACAAGGTGAAGGAAGATCAAGAAACACAGGCTTTGTGAGCGAGGAGGACAGGAAGCTAGAGCTGAAACTCAGCCTTCCTGGTCTCGTAGAAGAAGAGACAGCAACTGTGTCAAGACATGAAGGGATACAGCGAGAGAGGCCAGCTCTCTCTCTTTGTTGCTTCCATGAACCCTCAAAGCCGACAACAAACACTACTACAACTGGGACAAAGAGGGTGTTCTTAGACACCATTGAGGTCAAAACAGAAG GTTGTGATGAGCAGAAGCAGCAGGCCAGAGCTGGGTGTGGGAACGAACTAGCACTGGAGCAAAAGATTGTAGTGGTGAGTGAGAGAAAAAAAGGATGCTGCCCACCACCATCACATGCCCCTCCCGCAGCATCTGTGCGCAACAGACCAAAGGCCCAGGGAAG AGGTGCTTCAGCTCCGGTGGTGGGTTGGCCTCCAATTGGATCCTTCAGGAAAAACCTTGCTAATGGTAGTTCATCCAAACAATCCACTGGATCACAAAAGGGTGAAGCTAGCATGGAGGAGAAGCTCACCTGCATTAAGAATCATCTCGTAAAAATCAACATGGATGGGATCCCCATTGGAAGGAAAGTAAACCTTGCAGCCTATGACAGCTACGAGAGGCTATCATTGGCTGTCAAAGAGCTtttccaaggttttcttgcaG CTCAAAAGAATCTATCTAGTGCTGAGAATGCACAGCTAGGAGCAgatgaaaaaatattttctcaATTATTGAACGGATCTGGTGAATATACTCTAGTTTATGAAGACAATGAAGGAGACAAGATGCTGGTGGGAGACGTGCCGTGGAA TGTATTTGTCTCAACTGCTAAAAGGCTGAGGGTTTTGAGGAGCTCAGAGCTTTCCCATGGTTTG ATTGGAGTGGCTCCTAGAAGAGTGCCAAATTGCTGA
- the LOC117858118 gene encoding auxin-responsive protein IAA6 isoform X1 has product MGDSEGRETLPRLLDLIPDGKEWKVREAQGEGRSRNTGFVSEEDRKLELKLSLPGLVEEETATVSRHEGIQRERPALSLCCFHEPSKPTTNTTTTGTKRVFLDTIEVKTEGCDEQKQQARAGCGNELALEQKIVVVSERKKGCCPPPSHAPPAASVRNRPKAQGRGASAPVVGWPPIGSFRKNLANGSSSKQSTGSQKGEASMEEKLTCIKNHLVKINMDGIPIGRKVNLAAYDSYERLSLAVKELFQGFLAVTYVAAQKNLSSAENAQLGADEKIFSQLLNGSGEYTLVYEDNEGDKMLVGDVPWNVFVSTAKRLRVLRSSELSHGLIGVAPRRVPNC; this is encoded by the exons ATGGGAGACTCCGAAGGAAGAGAGACACTTCCACGGCTGCTAGATCTTATCCCTGATGGGAAAGAATGGAAGGTGAGGGAAGCACAAGGTGAAGGAAGATCAAGAAACACAGGCTTTGTGAGCGAGGAGGACAGGAAGCTAGAGCTGAAACTCAGCCTTCCTGGTCTCGTAGAAGAAGAGACAGCAACTGTGTCAAGACATGAAGGGATACAGCGAGAGAGGCCAGCTCTCTCTCTTTGTTGCTTCCATGAACCCTCAAAGCCGACAACAAACACTACTACAACTGGGACAAAGAGGGTGTTCTTAGACACCATTGAGGTCAAAACAGAAG GTTGTGATGAGCAGAAGCAGCAGGCCAGAGCTGGGTGTGGGAACGAACTAGCACTGGAGCAAAAGATTGTAGTGGTGAGTGAGAGAAAAAAAGGATGCTGCCCACCACCATCACATGCCCCTCCCGCAGCATCTGTGCGCAACAGACCAAAGGCCCAGGGAAG AGGTGCTTCAGCTCCGGTGGTGGGTTGGCCTCCAATTGGATCCTTCAGGAAAAACCTTGCTAATGGTAGTTCATCCAAACAATCCACTGGATCACAAAAGGGTGAAGCTAGCATGGAGGAGAAGCTCACCTGCATTAAGAATCATCTCGTAAAAATCAACATGGATGGGATCCCCATTGGAAGGAAAGTAAACCTTGCAGCCTATGACAGCTACGAGAGGCTATCATTGGCTGTCAAAGAGCTtttccaaggttttcttgcaG TAACCTATGTTGCAGCTCAAAAGAATCTATCTAGTGCTGAGAATGCACAGCTAGGAGCAgatgaaaaaatattttctcaATTATTGAACGGATCTGGTGAATATACTCTAGTTTATGAAGACAATGAAGGAGACAAGATGCTGGTGGGAGACGTGCCGTGGAA TGTATTTGTCTCAACTGCTAAAAGGCTGAGGGTTTTGAGGAGCTCAGAGCTTTCCCATGGTTTG ATTGGAGTGGCTCCTAGAAGAGTGCCAAATTGCTGA